Within the Candidatus Saccharibacteria bacterium oral taxon 488 genome, the region AGTGCTTGGCGATTTCAGTTGCCAAACGACCGAGTGGCAATTCGCTCGCGTCAAACAATACCCAGCGGCGAGAAACTTCAGATGGTTTTTGTGAATAAGTCTTCATCTTATTTCTCCTCCTTCTGCTGCCTTGGTTTGATGTCGTCGACAAACTCGATGATTGCCATTTGTGCGCCGTCGCCAACACGTAGGCGGGTGCGCTCAACGCGAACGTGTCCGCTGGTGCGGCCGCCGAGTTGCGGGGCAATTTCATCAACCAGTTTGTAAGCAGCAGCGCGGGTGCTGAGTGCTGCGATCACCTGGCGGCGGCTGGCTAGATCGCCCTTCTTCGCCTTGGTGATGATTTTTTCAATGTGGCGCTTCAGCTCTTTGGCTTTCGGCAAGGTGGTCTCGATTTTGCCGTGCTCAACCAGGCTGGTTGCCAGGCCTCTCAGCAAGGCTCGCCGTTGATCACGCTCACGGCCGAACTTGCGCCCTTGATATCCGTGTCTATGCATAGTTAAAACTCCAACTCCGCCATCTTGTCGCGTACTTCATCCAGCGCCTTTGAACCAAAGCCTTTCAATTCTCGCAAATCTTGCTCGGTCAAAGTCACCAGGTCGCGAATGGTGCGGATTTCATTGTTAATCAGCGCATTCGTGGTGCGGGCGCTTAGGTTTAATTCTTCGATTGACATGTCAAGTTCAGAATCATCTGCCTCGTCGTTACCCAGCGCTGGTGCACCAGCCACCACAGTCGAACCTGCCAGCGCGCTATATTGACTGACGAGGATAGCCGCTGCTTCCTCAAAGGCTTCGCGCGGTGTCATCGTGCCGTCGGTCTCCACCGTCAGCGCCAGCTTTTCGAGGTTGGTCTCGTCGCCAACGCGTGTCGAGTCAACCTTATAGCGAACGCGCAGTACTGGCGTGAAGATAGCATCGAGCGCAATCATGTCGGAATGCAACCGATTAGTACTCGACTCTTCAATCGTCTGGTAACCACGGCCAGCTTCTGCCACCAAGTCCATGATGACGGTCTTATTCGGATCATCGATGGTAGCGATGATGTGGTCTGGGTTAACAACTTCTACTTCGCTGTTTGCCTGGATGTCGCCAGCGGTGATAACACCACCAGTTTTTTCCAGACGCAGCTCAACTGGCTCGTCAGTGTGAACGCGGAGTCGCACACCCTTTAGGTTCAGCATGATGTCAACGACATCTTCTTTGACGCCCTCGACGGTGGTGAACTCGTGTGTCGCACCCTCGATGCGGAAAGCGACGATCGCGCCACCACGGATGCTTGATAGCAAGACACGGCGCATTGAGTTACCCAGCGTATTGCCATAGCCGGCGTGCATCGGCTCGATCAGAAAGGTTGCACTGGTCGCGGAAATATCATCAACGCTCGCGAGTGCTGGATTGTAAATTGCTTTTGCCATAATTCTTCCCTAACCCTTCTTTTATCGTGAGTAATACTCAACAATTAATTGCTCGTTGATGTCAGCTTCTGCTTCCTCGCGCTTTGGCAAACCAGTCACTTCAATCTTCAGCTTCTTGCTATCACTCTTTAGCCAGCTCAGCGGGCCTTGGATTGAATTATTGATCACATCATCAATCCGCGTGAAGTATTCAGATTTGGTGCTTTTTGGGCGAACGGTGATGACGTCGCCAGCTTTAACGCGAATCGATGGAATATCGACGCGGCGGCCGTTTAGCTCAAAGTGGCCGTGGCTGACTAGTTGGCGAGCAGCGCGGCGGCTAACAGCGAATCCAGAACGATAAACGACATTATCCAAGCGGCGCTCCAGCAACTTGAGCAGATTTTCGCCTGCCAAACCTTCTTGGGCGCGAGTTGCTTCGTTCATCAGCCGAGCAAATTGCTTTTCCACTAAACCATACAGGCGGCGAACTTTTTGCTTTTCGCGCAGCTGCGTGGCGTACAAGCTTGGCTTGCTATGTCGGCTGTGTGCGTGCTGACCTGGAATGCCAGATTTTCGTGCCAAAACTTTATGTGCTTTTGGATGAAGCGCATAACCTTCGCGGCGGCTTTGCTTGACAATCGGTGAATTATCTCGTGCCATAATTATGCCCTCCGTGCCTTTCGTGGACGGACACCGCCGTGAGGCACGCCAGTTACGTCCTTAATACTTTCTACTGAGATGTCGAAGGCGCCAATCGCACGAATAGCGGCGTCACGGCCCAAACCGACACCTTTGACGAAAACGTCAACTGATTTCAAACCATACTGAGTTTTCGCAGCTTCAGCAGCTTTCTCAGCAGCAACCTGTGAAGCATAGGCGGTGCCTTTTTTGCTACCACGGAAACCACATGCACCAGCTGATGAAGCGGTCAACACGTTACCTTTCTTGTCGGAAAAAGTAACGATGGTGTTGTTAAATGTTGCTTGAATATGCAGCTGACCAGCTGGGACTGATCGGCGCTGCTTCTTCTTGGTAGATTTTGCGTCTGCCATTTCTTAGTCCTTTCTTTAGGTCTTACTTGCTGCTTTTGGTTGTGTACCGCCCACGGCGATGGCGCGACCCTTGCGAGTTCGTGCATTCGTACGAGTCCGCTGTCCGCGTGTCGGCAGTCCTGCTTTGTGGCGAAGACCGCGATAGGCGTTGATATCCTTCAAGCGCTTAATGTTGTTAGTTACCAAGCGCTGGAGATCACCTTCGACGGTGTATTCGCTGTCGATAATTTCGCGAATCTTGTTTTCTTCAGCCTCGGTGAGATCTTTCACCCGAGTGGTCGGCTCAATCTTAGCCGCCGCAAGGATGCTCGAAGCGTACTTTGGCCCAATCCCATAAATATAGGTGAGCGCAACTTGCACTTGCTTCTCTGTTGGGATAACTACCCCAGCAATTCGAGCCATGCTTAACCCTGCCTTTGCTTGTTCTTAGGTTTTCGTTTGTTGATGACATACAGTCGCCCTTTGCGGCGGACTAGCTTGTCACCTTTCTTGGGATC harbors:
- a CDS encoding 50S ribosomal protein L17 produces the protein MHRHGYQGRKFGRERDQRRALLRGLATSLVEHGKIETTLPKAKELKRHIEKIITKAKKGDLASRRQVIAALSTRAAAYKLVDEIAPQLGGRTSGHVRVERTRLRVGDGAQMAIIEFVDDIKPRQQKEEK
- a CDS encoding DNA-directed RNA polymerase subunit alpha is translated as MAKAIYNPALASVDDISATSATFLIEPMHAGYGNTLGNSMRRVLLSSIRGGAIVAFRIEGATHEFTTVEGVKEDVVDIMLNLKGVRLRVHTDEPVELRLEKTGGVITAGDIQANSEVEVVNPDHIIATIDDPNKTVIMDLVAEAGRGYQTIEESSTNRLHSDMIALDAIFTPVLRVRYKVDSTRVGDETNLEKLALTVETDGTMTPREAFEEAAAILVSQYSALAGSTVVAGAPALGNDEADDSELDMSIEELNLSARTTNALINNEIRTIRDLVTLTEQDLRELKGFGSKALDEVRDKMAELEF
- the rpsD gene encoding 30S ribosomal protein S4; this translates as MARDNSPIVKQSRREGYALHPKAHKVLARKSGIPGQHAHSRHSKPSLYATQLREKQKVRRLYGLVEKQFARLMNEATRAQEGLAGENLLKLLERRLDNVVYRSGFAVSRRAARQLVSHGHFELNGRRVDIPSIRVKAGDVITVRPKSTKSEYFTRIDDVINNSIQGPLSWLKSDSKKLKIEVTGLPKREEAEADINEQLIVEYYSR
- the rpsK gene encoding 30S ribosomal protein S11, which encodes MADAKSTKKKQRRSVPAGQLHIQATFNNTIVTFSDKKGNVLTASSAGACGFRGSKKGTAYASQVAAEKAAEAAKTQYGLKSVDVFVKGVGLGRDAAIRAIGAFDISVESIKDVTGVPHGGVRPRKARRA
- the rpsM gene encoding 30S ribosomal protein S13, which encodes MARIAGVVIPTEKQVQVALTYIYGIGPKYASSILAAAKIEPTTRVKDLTEAEENKIREIIDSEYTVEGDLQRLVTNNIKRLKDINAYRGLRHKAGLPTRGQRTRTNARTRKGRAIAVGGTQPKAASKT
- a CDS encoding 50S ribosomal protein L36, encoding MKVRASVKKIDKDPKKGDKLVRRKGRLYVINKRKPKNKQRQG